From Curtobacterium sp. SGAir0471, the proteins below share one genomic window:
- a CDS encoding TrmH family RNA methyltransferase, with product MTAQPEPTHEATTNGVGPHPEPWPDDPRLDPELLATGDTRNVVDRFRYWSMDAIVAELDTRRHTFDVAIENWQHDLNIGSIVRSANAFLAGTVHIIGRRRWNKRGAMVTDRYQHVRYHPDVAAFLAAMHDEARPVVAIDNTPGAERIETAAIPERCVFLFGQEGPGLTDEAVAGADAHLEITQFGSTRSINASAAAAIVMHAWVVQHAELPTD from the coding sequence GTGACCGCACAGCCCGAACCGACGCACGAGGCCACCACCAACGGCGTCGGGCCGCACCCCGAGCCGTGGCCGGACGACCCGCGGCTCGACCCGGAACTGCTCGCGACGGGGGACACCCGGAACGTCGTCGACCGCTTCCGGTACTGGTCGATGGACGCGATCGTCGCCGAGCTCGACACCCGTCGGCACACCTTCGACGTCGCGATCGAGAACTGGCAGCACGACCTGAACATCGGGTCGATCGTGCGGAGCGCGAACGCGTTCCTCGCCGGCACCGTGCACATCATCGGGCGGCGTCGGTGGAACAAGCGCGGGGCGATGGTCACCGACCGCTACCAGCACGTGCGGTACCACCCCGACGTCGCCGCGTTCCTGGCCGCGATGCACGACGAGGCCAGGCCGGTCGTCGCGATCGACAACACCCCGGGCGCCGAGCGCATCGAGACCGCGGCGATCCCGGAGCGCTGCGTGTTCCTGTTCGGGCAGGAGGGGCCGGGGCTCACCGACGAGGCAGTGGCCGGCGCCGACGCCCACCTCGAGATCACGCAGTTCGGCTCGACGCGGAGCATCAACGCCTCGGCCGCGGCGGCGATCGTCATGCACGCCTGGGTCGTCCAGCACGCGGAGCTGCCCACCGACTGA
- a CDS encoding LacI family DNA-binding transcriptional regulator codes for MGDGRSATADGKPATIYDVAARAGVSKSLVSLVLQRSPKVSDQRREAVLRAIQELDYRPSTAAVSLAGTRSRTIGVVLDDFRNQWFVDLLTGLREALQDQGHRLVVADRFLNTGLDASPVEGFLSMRVEGIVIAGEPDTDLAIPASMPVVVAGGRAVLPRADTVANDDRAGGRMAAEHLLALGHTRIGFVGGRSAASAERLTGLEARVTTAPAPASLVTHVMPVEPTEEAGAEAVGHLLDAHPDVTAVFAANDVMALGAMSGLAARGLRVPEDVSVMGYDDTPLAASSYVGLTSIDDRSVEIGRGAGERLLARIADPDAPAQETLVEPRLVARRTTAAH; via the coding sequence ATGGGAGACGGCAGGTCCGCCACCGCAGACGGCAAACCGGCGACCATCTACGACGTCGCGGCACGCGCAGGGGTCTCGAAGTCCCTCGTCTCGCTCGTGCTCCAGCGCTCCCCCAAGGTCAGCGACCAGCGCCGCGAGGCCGTCCTCCGCGCCATCCAGGAACTCGACTACCGGCCGAGCACCGCCGCCGTCTCGCTCGCCGGCACCCGCAGCCGCACGATCGGCGTCGTGCTCGACGACTTCCGCAACCAGTGGTTCGTCGACCTGCTCACCGGCCTGCGCGAGGCCCTGCAGGACCAGGGACACCGGCTCGTCGTCGCCGACCGCTTCCTCAACACCGGACTCGACGCGTCACCGGTCGAGGGCTTCCTGTCGATGCGCGTCGAGGGCATCGTCATCGCCGGCGAGCCCGACACCGACCTCGCGATCCCGGCGAGCATGCCGGTCGTGGTCGCCGGCGGCCGCGCGGTCCTCCCCCGCGCGGACACCGTCGCGAACGACGACCGCGCCGGAGGCCGGATGGCGGCCGAGCACCTGCTCGCCCTCGGGCACACGCGCATCGGCTTCGTCGGCGGACGCTCGGCAGCGTCCGCCGAGCGGCTCACCGGCCTGGAGGCACGGGTCACCACCGCCCCGGCGCCCGCCTCGCTCGTCACCCACGTCATGCCCGTGGAACCCACCGAGGAGGCCGGCGCCGAGGCGGTCGGGCACCTGCTCGACGCCCACCCCGACGTGACGGCGGTGTTCGCGGCGAACGACGTGATGGCGCTCGGCGCGATGTCCGGGCTCGCCGCCCGGGGGCTGCGGGTCCCCGAGGACGTGTCGGTGATGGGCTACGACGACACCCCGCTCGCGGCGTCGTCCTACGTCGGGCTGACGAGCATCGACGACCGCAGCGTGGAGATCGGCCGCGGCGCCGGGGAGCGCCTGCTCGCCCGCATCGCCGATCCGGACGCCCCCGCACAGGAGACCCTGGTCGAACCCCGCCTCGTCGCCCGCCGCACGACCGCCGCCCACTGA
- a CDS encoding endonuclease domain-containing protein: protein MRPRPLPKSLSARSFDVHAADREGVVHRERLRRSDLVRPTRSIRWHQQRPPTGVDRIRAFRPVLGPGQFISHLSAAVLWGLPLPRDRPGDDPVHVTSIRPSAQMRREGVVGHRTTEGAAMVLTRWGMRTSAPAAAWVECGALLDLDDLVVLGDAVLSSRACATTVEELAAALAVRGRCPGARRLRAALGLVRRGSGSPQETRARLGIVRAGIAEPELQVEIRDEAGRFVGRADFAYRRERIVIEYEGDHHRTDPAQWESDLRRYRAFARLGWAVLRWSRSDVTTHRAAALEELAGLLRRRA, encoded by the coding sequence ATGCGCCCACGACCACTGCCGAAGAGCCTGTCCGCTCGGAGCTTCGACGTTCACGCCGCAGATCGTGAAGGCGTGGTGCACCGCGAGCGGCTCCGCCGGTCCGACCTGGTCCGCCCCACGCGCTCGATCCGCTGGCATCAGCAGCGTCCGCCGACCGGTGTCGATCGCATCAGGGCCTTCCGACCCGTGCTCGGGCCGGGGCAGTTCATCAGTCACCTCTCCGCGGCGGTCCTCTGGGGCCTGCCCCTGCCACGCGATCGCCCCGGCGACGACCCGGTCCACGTGACGAGCATCCGACCGTCCGCTCAGATGCGCCGCGAGGGCGTGGTCGGGCACCGGACCACGGAGGGCGCAGCCATGGTCCTGACACGCTGGGGGATGCGGACGAGCGCGCCGGCCGCCGCCTGGGTGGAGTGCGGGGCACTGCTCGACCTCGACGACCTCGTCGTCCTGGGCGATGCGGTGCTGTCGAGCCGAGCGTGTGCGACGACCGTCGAGGAACTCGCGGCCGCGCTGGCAGTCCGGGGGCGCTGCCCTGGCGCGCGCAGACTCCGGGCGGCGCTCGGACTGGTCCGCAGGGGGAGCGGATCTCCCCAGGAGACGCGGGCGCGGTTGGGCATCGTCCGCGCCGGCATCGCCGAGCCCGAGCTGCAGGTCGAGATCCGCGACGAAGCGGGTCGGTTCGTCGGTCGCGCGGACTTCGCCTACCGACGCGAGCGCATCGTCATCGAGTACGAGGGAGACCACCACCGCACGGACCCAGCGCAGTGGGAGTCCGACCTGCGGCGCTACCGCGCCTTCGCGCGTCTCGGCTGGGCGGTACTGCGATGGAGCCGGAGTGACGTGACGACGCACCGGGCGGCAGCGCTCGAGGAGCTGGCAGGGTTGCTACGACGCCGGGCGTAG
- a CDS encoding NAD-dependent epimerase/dehydratase family protein codes for MATLLLTGAAGRIGTALRPRLREAGHELVLFDEREPADPVAAGERLVIGSVADLRTLDDALAGVDTVVHLAGIPTEDDWDELVAVNLTGTKNVLERAAAAGVLRVLQASSIHAVGRVTEPEQAPASIPGDLLPRPDTYYGVTKAAMEMLGSLFVDRFGMSIVSARIGAFGERPTSRRALLMWTSGDDLARLVGATLGLREPGHHVVWALSHNQGSPADLRAGEAIGFVPVDDAAIVLDDGERSALPDEDMRFLGGALADVPLGRRST; via the coding sequence ATGGCGACGCTGCTGCTGACGGGTGCTGCTGGTCGGATCGGTACCGCGCTGCGGCCGAGACTCCGTGAAGCCGGACACGAACTGGTGCTGTTCGACGAACGCGAACCCGCGGACCCCGTCGCAGCGGGCGAGCGACTCGTCATCGGCTCCGTGGCCGATCTCCGTACGCTCGACGATGCCCTGGCCGGCGTGGACACCGTGGTGCACCTCGCGGGCATCCCGACCGAGGACGACTGGGACGAACTCGTCGCGGTGAACCTGACCGGTACGAAGAACGTGCTGGAGCGTGCGGCCGCCGCCGGAGTGTTGCGTGTGCTGCAGGCGAGCTCGATCCATGCCGTCGGCCGTGTGACGGAACCGGAGCAGGCGCCAGCGAGCATCCCGGGGGATCTCCTGCCCCGCCCCGACACGTACTACGGCGTGACGAAGGCCGCGATGGAGATGCTCGGGAGCCTGTTCGTCGACCGCTTCGGCATGTCGATCGTGTCCGCCCGGATCGGAGCGTTCGGCGAGCGGCCGACGAGCCGTCGGGCGCTGCTGATGTGGACGTCCGGTGACGACCTCGCACGCCTGGTCGGGGCGACGCTGGGGCTGCGCGAGCCCGGACACCACGTCGTCTGGGCGCTCTCGCACAACCAGGGCAGCCCCGCCGATCTGCGTGCCGGGGAGGCCATCGGCTTCGTGCCGGTCGACGATGCCGCCATCGTGCTCGACGATGGTGAACGCTCGGCGCTGCCCGACGAGGACATGCGCTTCCTCGGCGGTGCGCTCGCCGACGTGCCGCTCGGCCGTCGGTCTACCTGA
- a CDS encoding YhgE/Pip domain-containing protein codes for MTIPSLIRAELARLTATPLARLAFVALMVVPLLYGGAYLWANRDPYAKLDQIPAAIVDQDAGATLDGDRVDYGKDVAKEAIDGGDFKWTETTAADARSGVRNGTYDFVVTIPHDFSEHLVSAQGDDPQRAELVMTTADTNSYLASTIAEQAGKTMRTAVAERVGKQAAKTLLVGLADVRDSLGDAVDGAGQLASGATTAADGASSLATGTQQLSDGAAQLASGTAALPSQTAQLNSGAQQVASGAATLASGLQSAQQQTASLPSQTAQLNDGAQRVAAGNAALADKVDSVSADVDAVQPIDATAVLAQITANLPEGATLTQAQQDAITKAVGDVNGAGASAKQTYASTKSAVDQLRDGSAQVAAGTSALAAASPQLADGIASASSGASQLASGSSQVAAGTSKLAAAAPTLSSGAASLADGSASAASGAASLSTGLQSLEDGSKELAAKLDQGRTKIPASTASQRSAQASVISDPVQVGDDNVAAASNYGAGLAPFFISLAAWIGMYALFLILKPISKRAITAVKKPLRVVLGGWLTPALLGLVQMAALFLIVRFALDLDVVHAGPTVAIMVLASATFAAIIMALNVLLGSVGQFLGLVLMLVQLVTAGGTFPWQTLPGPLAALHFALPMTYSVDAIRQTMYGGSFAAVWSDAGVLACWLLGALLVSYVVTARQTRSRTLRDLRPSLIG; via the coding sequence GTGACCATCCCCTCGCTCATCCGCGCCGAACTGGCGCGTCTCACCGCCACGCCGCTCGCCCGGCTGGCGTTCGTCGCCCTCATGGTGGTGCCGCTGCTCTACGGCGGCGCGTACCTGTGGGCGAACCGCGACCCGTACGCGAAGCTCGACCAGATCCCGGCCGCGATCGTCGACCAGGACGCCGGCGCGACGCTCGACGGCGACCGGGTCGACTACGGCAAGGACGTCGCGAAGGAGGCCATCGACGGCGGCGACTTCAAGTGGACCGAGACGACGGCGGCCGACGCACGCTCCGGCGTGCGCAACGGCACCTACGACTTCGTCGTGACGATCCCGCACGACTTCTCCGAGCACCTGGTGTCGGCGCAGGGTGACGACCCGCAGCGGGCCGAACTCGTCATGACGACCGCGGACACGAACTCGTACCTGGCGTCGACCATCGCGGAGCAGGCGGGCAAGACCATGCGCACGGCCGTCGCCGAGCGGGTCGGCAAGCAGGCCGCGAAGACGCTGCTCGTCGGGCTCGCCGACGTGCGGGACAGCCTGGGCGACGCCGTCGACGGAGCCGGGCAGCTGGCGTCGGGAGCGACCACGGCGGCGGACGGTGCCTCCTCGCTCGCGACCGGCACGCAGCAGTTGTCGGACGGTGCCGCGCAGCTCGCGTCCGGCACCGCCGCGCTGCCGTCGCAGACCGCGCAGCTGAACAGCGGTGCGCAGCAGGTCGCGTCGGGCGCCGCGACCCTGGCGTCCGGACTGCAGTCGGCCCAGCAGCAGACCGCGTCGCTGCCGTCGCAGACCGCGCAGCTGAACGACGGCGCGCAGCGGGTCGCGGCGGGCAACGCTGCGCTCGCGGACAAGGTCGACTCGGTCAGCGCCGACGTCGACGCGGTCCAGCCGATCGACGCGACCGCGGTGCTCGCCCAGATCACGGCGAACCTGCCCGAGGGCGCCACGCTGACGCAGGCGCAGCAGGACGCCATCACCAAGGCCGTCGGCGACGTGAACGGTGCCGGCGCCTCGGCCAAGCAGACCTACGCGTCGACGAAGTCCGCCGTCGACCAGCTCCGCGACGGGTCGGCGCAGGTCGCTGCCGGCACGTCGGCGCTCGCGGCGGCGTCCCCGCAGCTGGCGGACGGCATCGCGTCGGCGTCGAGCGGTGCGTCGCAGCTGGCGTCGGGCTCGTCGCAGGTCGCCGCGGGCACGTCGAAGCTCGCCGCCGCGGCACCGACGCTGTCCTCCGGCGCCGCCTCGCTCGCCGACGGCTCGGCCTCGGCGGCGTCGGGCGCCGCTTCGCTGTCCACCGGGCTGCAGTCGCTCGAGGACGGCTCGAAGGAGCTCGCGGCGAAGCTCGACCAGGGCCGCACGAAGATCCCGGCATCCACGGCGTCGCAGCGGTCCGCGCAGGCGTCCGTCATCTCGGACCCGGTGCAGGTCGGCGACGACAACGTGGCCGCGGCGTCGAACTACGGCGCCGGCCTCGCGCCGTTCTTCATCTCGCTCGCCGCCTGGATCGGCATGTACGCGCTGTTCCTCATCCTCAAGCCGATCTCGAAGCGGGCGATCACCGCCGTGAAGAAGCCGCTGCGCGTGGTGCTCGGCGGATGGCTGACGCCGGCGCTGCTCGGGCTCGTGCAGATGGCGGCGCTGTTCCTGATCGTCCGGTTCGCGCTCGACCTCGACGTGGTGCACGCCGGGCCGACGGTGGCGATCATGGTGCTCGCGTCGGCGACCTTCGCGGCGATCATCATGGCGCTGAACGTGCTGCTCGGGTCGGTCGGGCAGTTCCTCGGCCTGGTGCTCATGCTCGTGCAGCTCGTCACCGCTGGTGGGACCTTCCCGTGGCAGACGCTGCCGGGGCCGTTGGCGGCGCTGCACTTCGCGCTGCCGATGACGTACTCGGTCGACGCGATCCGTCAGACGATGTACGGCGGGTCCTTCGCGGCGGTGTGGTCGGACGCGGGGGTGCTCGCGTGCTGGCTGCTCGGCGCGCTGCTCGTGTCCTACGTCGTCACGGCGCGGCAGACCCGCTCGCGGACGCTGCGCGACCTGCGGCCGAGCCTGATCGGGTAG
- a CDS encoding TetR/AcrR family transcriptional regulator: MTSTTRGGTTADQPGRAPRRDAAENRAALIEAAKRVLQQDPDAGLETIATAAGLSRRAVYGHFPSRDDLVREVVTAGAARIAAAMPDSSALVALPPAARLAALAVALWSEVSHVRPMARVAVRSPFAEAVAEVFAPLRAQVRQACALGIEDGSMRDDVDAESLARLVEAACIAVLDEATRTGTSDEAGRRTVVLSALGTAGIDWRTALLSEPAASPVPAPQTEQETRA, from the coding sequence GTGACCAGTACGACCAGGGGCGGGACCACCGCCGACCAGCCCGGGCGCGCTCCCCGACGGGACGCCGCCGAGAACCGCGCTGCCCTGATCGAGGCGGCGAAGCGCGTCCTGCAGCAGGACCCGGACGCCGGGCTCGAGACCATCGCGACCGCCGCCGGACTCTCGCGCCGTGCGGTCTACGGACACTTCCCCTCCCGCGACGACCTGGTGCGCGAGGTCGTGACCGCCGGTGCCGCACGGATCGCCGCCGCGATGCCCGACTCGTCCGCGCTCGTGGCGCTCCCGCCGGCCGCACGGCTCGCCGCCCTCGCGGTCGCGCTGTGGTCCGAGGTGTCGCACGTCCGCCCGATGGCCCGCGTGGCCGTCCGCAGCCCCTTCGCCGAGGCGGTGGCCGAGGTCTTCGCCCCGCTGCGCGCCCAGGTCCGGCAGGCCTGCGCGCTCGGCATCGAGGACGGCTCCATGCGTGACGACGTCGACGCCGAGTCGCTGGCACGGCTCGTCGAGGCGGCGTGCATCGCCGTCCTCGACGAGGCCACCCGGACCGGCACGAGCGACGAGGCCGGGCGGCGCACCGTGGTGCTCTCCGCGCTCGGCACCGCAGGCATCGACTGGCGCACGGCCCTGCTGTCCGAACCGGCCGCCTCCCCCGTACCCGCACCGCAGACCGAGCAGGAGACCCGCGCATGA
- a CDS encoding S8 family peptidase, with product MTAGIAAVALSCGGLAVGGAANAAPTGLSAADLKLAAPLRDAKPQKTVAAFVRTTGQGALEVDAQAKGGDLTKSKTPSSAAKERVRAITSTVDAVRSAVKRSDATATELYSTEYTVPGVAVVADVDALRDVASRSDVESIIPLTPKKIVDPTPGDASKAPSGVDPDLVQPGADGVSPKNAASDIYTRSLDAWQQTGRTGKGVNIAVLDTGLDYTQADFGGPGTTAAYQQALASTNAPDPSWYDGKKFLGGYDFAGPTYNADSSSAGYDPTPKPDANPIDGKGGDHGTHVSGTAAGYGLTADKKTFRGDYTKLTNQSVQDMWIGPGTAPEAGLYALKVFGDDGGSTDLTGAALDWVGQALTEGKDINVLNLSLGSDYGAPDDPDNAKIDALTARGVLPVIASGNADDFTDIGGSPGNAEGALTVAASATGQSLFDAVEATAPSDVAGTYRAQYSQNYQGSLPVEGDVVVPTTNIDGCQAFSADEAAKLKGKVAWLKWTDGALECGSGVRFNNVQAAGGVGVLLAGTVTSFDSGIAGNATIPGAELTSDSVTSLQAAAQAGTLHVQFAQELKGYQLATDQANVNTLASFTSRGVHGSFDDIVKPDVAGPGVNVISAANGTGNGRMSMSGTSMATPHVAGIVALTFQSHPSWTAPQVKAAVMNTATHDVKQGDRNATLLRQGTGRVDALQAVTAGTTVRSVENDQLVTASYGVVEVSGKTSESRTLQIQNTDGRPHTYDVAYQAQVDQPGVAFSLSTKRVTAPAHGTATVKLTFTIADPTQLRRVIDPTQESVQSGYQREFVAAESGVVSFTPTDKSLNPMRLGAYVAPKPVSAVHGKDIAFSGSTTTAELALTGRSVDQGDAVTGYHSVVAPFVLGGTDPQEPLPAGSAQQSLQAADIRAYGANVDTASGTLAFGVQTAGADANPGAVTNVEVLIDTNRDGTPDYLVYDAKSATVDATFATTVDLATGKTVDSQPLNGGTAGQDVNTFDSAVKVLTVSASAIGATGAFDYSVLTESAYAPALATSGSYVVDETDSATFDPSKPALAFAQGGTSGVLFADKGSLQVTRQADATNARVLLLHLGNAVGDQADVLQAAQTAPTLTLREGSAVTISGTPKVGKTLKANPGSWDGKKVSYSYQWLRDGVAVTGATGQRYALGTADAGHRFSVTVTAKATGYQDGTATSGQTAKVEPRKK from the coding sequence GTGACCGCCGGCATCGCCGCCGTCGCCCTGTCCTGCGGCGGTCTCGCCGTCGGCGGAGCTGCGAACGCCGCGCCGACCGGTCTCTCCGCCGCCGACCTCAAGCTCGCCGCGCCCCTCCGCGACGCCAAGCCCCAGAAGACGGTCGCCGCGTTCGTGCGCACGACCGGCCAGGGTGCGCTGGAGGTCGACGCGCAGGCGAAGGGCGGCGACCTGACGAAGTCGAAGACCCCGTCGTCCGCCGCGAAGGAGCGCGTCCGGGCGATCACCTCGACCGTCGACGCCGTCCGGTCCGCTGTGAAGCGCTCGGACGCGACGGCCACCGAGCTGTACTCGACCGAGTACACGGTCCCCGGCGTCGCGGTCGTCGCCGACGTCGATGCGCTGCGTGACGTCGCGAGCCGCTCGGACGTCGAGAGCATCATCCCGCTCACCCCGAAGAAGATCGTCGACCCGACCCCGGGCGACGCGTCCAAGGCCCCGAGCGGCGTCGACCCCGACCTGGTGCAGCCGGGCGCGGACGGCGTCAGCCCGAAGAACGCGGCCAGCGACATCTACACGCGCTCGCTCGACGCGTGGCAGCAGACCGGGCGCACGGGCAAGGGCGTCAACATCGCCGTCCTCGACACCGGCCTCGACTACACCCAGGCCGACTTCGGCGGCCCGGGCACCACGGCGGCGTACCAGCAGGCCCTCGCGAGCACGAACGCGCCGGACCCGAGCTGGTACGACGGGAAGAAGTTCCTCGGCGGCTACGACTTCGCCGGTCCCACCTACAACGCGGACTCCTCGAGCGCGGGCTACGACCCGACCCCGAAGCCGGACGCGAACCCGATCGACGGCAAGGGCGGCGACCACGGCACGCACGTCTCCGGCACCGCCGCGGGCTACGGCCTGACCGCGGACAAGAAGACGTTCCGCGGCGACTACACGAAGCTCACGAACCAGTCCGTCCAGGACATGTGGATCGGTCCGGGCACCGCGCCCGAGGCCGGCCTCTACGCCCTCAAGGTCTTCGGTGACGACGGCGGATCGACCGACCTGACCGGTGCCGCGCTCGACTGGGTCGGCCAGGCGCTGACCGAGGGCAAGGACATCAACGTCCTCAACCTGTCGCTCGGCTCCGACTACGGCGCACCGGACGACCCCGACAACGCGAAGATCGACGCGCTCACCGCCCGCGGCGTCCTGCCCGTCATCGCCTCGGGCAACGCCGACGACTTCACCGACATCGGTGGCTCGCCGGGCAACGCCGAGGGCGCCCTGACCGTCGCCGCGAGCGCCACCGGCCAGTCGCTGTTCGACGCCGTCGAGGCCACCGCGCCGTCCGACGTCGCCGGCACCTACCGCGCGCAGTACTCGCAGAACTACCAGGGCAGCCTGCCGGTCGAGGGCGACGTCGTCGTGCCGACCACGAACATCGACGGCTGCCAGGCGTTCAGCGCCGACGAGGCCGCGAAGCTCAAGGGCAAGGTCGCCTGGCTGAAGTGGACCGACGGGGCGCTCGAGTGCGGCTCCGGCGTGCGTTTCAACAACGTCCAGGCTGCCGGCGGCGTCGGCGTCCTGCTCGCCGGGACGGTGACCAGCTTCGACTCCGGCATCGCGGGGAACGCGACCATCCCGGGTGCCGAGCTGACCTCGGACAGCGTGACGAGCCTCCAGGCCGCCGCGCAGGCCGGGACCCTGCACGTGCAGTTCGCACAGGAGCTCAAGGGCTACCAGCTGGCAACCGACCAGGCGAACGTGAACACGCTCGCGTCCTTCACCAGCCGTGGCGTGCACGGGTCGTTCGACGACATCGTCAAGCCGGACGTCGCCGGCCCCGGGGTCAACGTGATCTCCGCGGCCAACGGCACCGGCAACGGCCGCATGTCGATGAGCGGCACCTCGATGGCGACCCCGCACGTGGCCGGCATCGTCGCACTGACCTTCCAGTCGCACCCGTCGTGGACGGCACCGCAGGTGAAGGCCGCCGTGATGAACACCGCGACGCACGACGTCAAGCAGGGTGACCGGAACGCCACGCTGCTCCGCCAGGGCACCGGCCGCGTCGATGCGCTGCAGGCGGTCACCGCCGGCACCACGGTGCGCAGCGTCGAGAACGACCAGCTCGTCACCGCCTCGTACGGTGTCGTCGAGGTCAGCGGCAAGACCAGCGAGTCCCGCACCCTGCAGATCCAGAACACCGACGGCCGCCCGCACACGTACGACGTGGCGTACCAGGCCCAGGTGGACCAGCCGGGTGTCGCGTTCTCGCTGAGTACGAAGCGGGTCACCGCTCCGGCGCACGGCACCGCGACCGTCAAGCTGACGTTCACGATCGCCGACCCGACGCAGCTGCGTCGCGTCATCGACCCCACGCAGGAGTCGGTGCAGTCCGGCTACCAGCGTGAGTTCGTCGCCGCCGAGTCCGGCGTCGTGTCCTTCACGCCCACCGACAAGTCGCTCAACCCGATGCGCCTCGGCGCGTACGTCGCGCCGAAGCCGGTCAGCGCCGTGCACGGCAAGGACATCGCGTTCTCGGGCTCGACCACGACCGCGGAGCTCGCGCTCACCGGCCGCTCGGTCGACCAGGGCGACGCCGTCACCGGGTACCACTCGGTCGTCGCACCGTTCGTGCTGGGCGGGACCGACCCGCAGGAGCCCCTGCCCGCCGGTTCGGCGCAGCAGTCCCTGCAGGCCGCGGACATCCGGGCCTACGGCGCGAACGTCGACACGGCGTCGGGCACGCTCGCCTTCGGCGTCCAGACCGCCGGTGCCGACGCGAACCCCGGCGCGGTGACCAACGTCGAGGTCCTCATCGACACGAACCGCGACGGCACGCCGGACTACCTGGTGTACGACGCCAAGTCGGCCACGGTCGACGCGACGTTCGCCACCACGGTGGACCTGGCGACGGGCAAGACGGTCGACTCGCAGCCGCTCAACGGCGGCACCGCGGGGCAGGACGTCAACACGTTCGACAGCGCCGTCAAGGTGCTGACGGTGTCGGCATCCGCGATCGGTGCGACCGGTGCGTTCGACTACTCGGTCCTGACCGAGTCGGCGTACGCCCCGGCCCTGGCCACCAGCGGCTCCTACGTCGTCGACGAGACCGACTCGGCCACGTTCGACCCGTCGAAGCCGGCGCTCGCCTTCGCGCAGGGCGGCACCTCCGGTGTCCTCTTCGCGGACAAGGGCTCGCTGCAGGTCACGCGCCAGGCGGACGCCACGAACGCCCGGGTCCTGCTGCTCCACCTCGGTAACGCGGTGGGCGACCAGGCGGACGTGCTGCAGGCGGCGCAGACCGCGCCGACGCTCACCCTGCGTGAGGGCAGCGCCGTCACGATCTCGGGCACCCCGAAGGTCGGCAAGACGCTCAAGGCGAACCCGGGCTCGTGGGACGGCAAGAAGGTGTCGTACTCGTACCAGTGGCTCCGTGACGGTGTCGCGGTCACGGGAGCGACCGGTCAGCGCTACGCGCTCGGCACGGCGGACGCGGGCCACCGCTTCTCCGTGACGGTGACGGCGAAGGCGACGGGCTACCAGGACGGGACGGCGACCTCGGGCCAGACCGCGAAGGTGGAACCCCGCAAGAAGTGA